A genomic stretch from Balaenoptera musculus isolate JJ_BM4_2016_0621 chromosome 9, mBalMus1.pri.v3, whole genome shotgun sequence includes:
- the TTC26 gene encoding intraflagellar transport protein 56 isoform X4 has product MYKQAEAAGFKAPKSRLQNRLLFHLAHKFNDEKKLMNFHQNLQDITEDQLSLASIHYMRSHYQEAIDIYKRILLDNREYLALNVYVALCYYKLDYYDVSQEVLAVYLQQIPDSTIALNLKACNHFRLYNGKAAEAELKSLMDNASSSFEFAKELIRHNLVVFRGGEGALQVLPPLVDVIPEARLNLVIYYLRQDDVQEAYNLIKDLEPTTPQEYILKGVVNAALGQEMGSKDHMKIAQQFFQLVGGSASECDTIPGRQCMASCFFLLKQFDDVLIYLNSFKSYFYNDDIFNFNYAQAKAATGNTSEGEEIFLLIQSEKMKNDYIYLSWLARCYIMNKKPRLAWELYLKMETSGESFSLLQLIANDCYKMGQFYYSAKAFDVLERLDPNPEYWEGKRGACVGIFQMILAGREPKETLREVLHLLRSTGNTQVEYIIRIMKKWAKENRVPV; this is encoded by the exons ATGTATAAACAAGCTGAAGCAGCTGGATTTAAAG CTCCAAAAAGCCGACTTCAAAACCGCCTGCTCTTCCACTTGGCTCACAAG TTTAATGATGAGAAGAAATTGATGAACTTTCATCAGAATCTTCAGGATATCACAGAAGATCAACTCAGTTTGGCCTCAATCCACTATATGCGATCTCACTACCAAGAAGCTATTGATATTTATAAGCGAATACTGCTAGATAACAG GGAGTACCTTGCCCTCAATGTTTATGTGGCCCTGTGTTACTACAAGCTGGATTACTATGATGTGTCTCAAGAAGTCCTGGCTGTTTATCTTCAGCAAATTCCTGATAGTACCATCGCACTCAATCTTAAGGCCTGTAATCATTTTCGCCTTTACAATGGCAAAGCTGCTGAG GCAGAACTCAAAAGCTTGATGGACAACGCTTCTTCTTCCTTTGAATTTGCTAAAGAGCTCATCAGGCACAATCTG GTTGTTTTCCGAGGAGGTGAAGGGGCTTTGCAGGTTTTGCCTCCCCTGGTTGATGTCATTCCTGAAGCTAGGCTAAACTTAGTGATTTACTACCTTCGTCAAG aTGATGTACAAGAAGCTTATAACTTAATTAAGGATCTGGAACCTACTACTCCTCAG GAGTATATCCTCAAAGGAGTGGTCAATGCAGCCCTTGGCCAGGAAATGGGTTCG aagGATCATATGAAAATTGCCCAGCAGTTCTTCCAGTTGGTGGGAGGATCAGCTAGTGAATGTG ATACAATACCAGGCAGGCAGTGCATGGCttcctgtttcttcctgcttAAGCAATTTGATGATGTCTTGATTTACCTCAACTCATTTAAG AGTTACTTCTATAATGATGACATCTTTAACTTTAATTATGCCCAAGCCAAAGCTGCAACTGGCAATACCAGTGAGGGTGAAGAG ATTTTCCTTTTAATCCAAAGTGAGAAGATGAAAAACGACTACATTTACCTCAGTTGGTTAGCTCGGTGCT ACATTATGAATAAGAAACCAAGACTAGCCTGGGAACTTTATCTCAAGATGGAAACCTCTGGCGAGTCCTTTAGCCTCTTACAGCTCATTGCTAATGACTGCTACAAG ATGGGCCAGTTTTACTATTCAGCCAAAGCATTTGATGTCTTAGAGAGGCTGGATCCCAACCCTGAATATTGGGAAGGCAAGAGGGGTGCCTGTGTAGGCATATTCCAGATGATCTTAGCTGGGAGAGAACCCAA AGAGACCCTTCGAGAAGTGCTCCATTTACTGAGAAGCACGGGTAACACCCAAGTAGAGTACATCATCCGGATCATGAAGAAATGGGCCAAAGAAAACAGAGTGCCTGTCTAA
- the TTC26 gene encoding intraflagellar transport protein 56 isoform X1, with amino-acid sequence MMLSRAKPAVGRDLPHTDKRKKKGRKIPKLEELLSQRDFTGAITLLEFKRHVGEQEEDTNLWIGYCAFHLGDYKRALEEYENATKEENCNPEVWVNLACTYFFLGMYKQAEAAGFKAPKSRLQNRLLFHLAHKFNDEKKLMNFHQNLQDITEDQLSLASIHYMRSHYQEAIDIYKRILLDNREYLALNVYVALCYYKLDYYDVSQEVLAVYLQQIPDSTIALNLKACNHFRLYNGKAAEAELKSLMDNASSSFEFAKELIRHNLVVFRGGEGALQVLPPLVDVIPEARLNLVIYYLRQDDVQEAYNLIKDLEPTTPQEYILKGVVNAALGQEMGSKDHMKIAQQFFQLVGGSASECDTIPGRQCMASCFFLLKQFDDVLIYLNSFKSYFYNDDIFNFNYAQAKAATGNTSEGEEIFLLIQSEKMKNDYIYLSWLARCYIMNKKPRLAWELYLKMETSGESFSLLQLIANDCYKMGQFYYSAKAFDVLERLDPNPEYWEGKRGACVGIFQMILAGREPKETLREVLHLLRSTGNTQVEYIIRIMKKWAKENRVPV; translated from the exons ATG ATGCTTTCAAGGGCCAAACCTGCTGTAGGCAGGGACCTACCGCATActgacaaaagaaagaagaaaggtagGAAGATTCCAAAACTAGAGGAGCTACTTTCACAAAGAGATTTCACTGGAGCTATTACCCTGTTGGAG TTCAAACGTCATGTTGGGGAACAAGAAGAGGACACTAATTTGTGGATTGGATATTGTGCTTTTCATCTGGGTGACTACAAGAGAGCTTTGGAG GAATATGAAAATGcaacaaaagaggaaaattgCAATCCTGAAGTCTGGGTGAACCTAGCCTGTACCTACTTTTTTCTTGGAATGTATAAACAAGCTGAAGCAGCTGGATTTAAAG CTCCAAAAAGCCGACTTCAAAACCGCCTGCTCTTCCACTTGGCTCACAAG TTTAATGATGAGAAGAAATTGATGAACTTTCATCAGAATCTTCAGGATATCACAGAAGATCAACTCAGTTTGGCCTCAATCCACTATATGCGATCTCACTACCAAGAAGCTATTGATATTTATAAGCGAATACTGCTAGATAACAG GGAGTACCTTGCCCTCAATGTTTATGTGGCCCTGTGTTACTACAAGCTGGATTACTATGATGTGTCTCAAGAAGTCCTGGCTGTTTATCTTCAGCAAATTCCTGATAGTACCATCGCACTCAATCTTAAGGCCTGTAATCATTTTCGCCTTTACAATGGCAAAGCTGCTGAG GCAGAACTCAAAAGCTTGATGGACAACGCTTCTTCTTCCTTTGAATTTGCTAAAGAGCTCATCAGGCACAATCTG GTTGTTTTCCGAGGAGGTGAAGGGGCTTTGCAGGTTTTGCCTCCCCTGGTTGATGTCATTCCTGAAGCTAGGCTAAACTTAGTGATTTACTACCTTCGTCAAG aTGATGTACAAGAAGCTTATAACTTAATTAAGGATCTGGAACCTACTACTCCTCAG GAGTATATCCTCAAAGGAGTGGTCAATGCAGCCCTTGGCCAGGAAATGGGTTCG aagGATCATATGAAAATTGCCCAGCAGTTCTTCCAGTTGGTGGGAGGATCAGCTAGTGAATGTG ATACAATACCAGGCAGGCAGTGCATGGCttcctgtttcttcctgcttAAGCAATTTGATGATGTCTTGATTTACCTCAACTCATTTAAG AGTTACTTCTATAATGATGACATCTTTAACTTTAATTATGCCCAAGCCAAAGCTGCAACTGGCAATACCAGTGAGGGTGAAGAG ATTTTCCTTTTAATCCAAAGTGAGAAGATGAAAAACGACTACATTTACCTCAGTTGGTTAGCTCGGTGCT ACATTATGAATAAGAAACCAAGACTAGCCTGGGAACTTTATCTCAAGATGGAAACCTCTGGCGAGTCCTTTAGCCTCTTACAGCTCATTGCTAATGACTGCTACAAG ATGGGCCAGTTTTACTATTCAGCCAAAGCATTTGATGTCTTAGAGAGGCTGGATCCCAACCCTGAATATTGGGAAGGCAAGAGGGGTGCCTGTGTAGGCATATTCCAGATGATCTTAGCTGGGAGAGAACCCAA AGAGACCCTTCGAGAAGTGCTCCATTTACTGAGAAGCACGGGTAACACCCAAGTAGAGTACATCATCCGGATCATGAAGAAATGGGCCAAAGAAAACAGAGTGCCTGTCTAA
- the TTC26 gene encoding intraflagellar transport protein 56 isoform X3, with product MLVAMLLEQFKRHVGEQEEDTNLWIGYCAFHLGDYKRALEEYENATKEENCNPEVWVNLACTYFFLGMYKQAEAAGFKAPKSRLQNRLLFHLAHKFNDEKKLMNFHQNLQDITEDQLSLASIHYMRSHYQEAIDIYKRILLDNREYLALNVYVALCYYKLDYYDVSQEVLAVYLQQIPDSTIALNLKACNHFRLYNGKAAEAELKSLMDNASSSFEFAKELIRHNLVVFRGGEGALQVLPPLVDVIPEARLNLVIYYLRQDDVQEAYNLIKDLEPTTPQEYILKGVVNAALGQEMGSKDHMKIAQQFFQLVGGSASECDTIPGRQCMASCFFLLKQFDDVLIYLNSFKSYFYNDDIFNFNYAQAKAATGNTSEGEEIFLLIQSEKMKNDYIYLSWLARCYIMNKKPRLAWELYLKMETSGESFSLLQLIANDCYKMGQFYYSAKAFDVLERLDPNPEYWEGKRGACVGIFQMILAGREPKETLREVLHLLRSTGNTQVEYIIRIMKKWAKENRVPV from the exons ATGCTGGTTGCTATGCTGTTGGAACAG TTCAAACGTCATGTTGGGGAACAAGAAGAGGACACTAATTTGTGGATTGGATATTGTGCTTTTCATCTGGGTGACTACAAGAGAGCTTTGGAG GAATATGAAAATGcaacaaaagaggaaaattgCAATCCTGAAGTCTGGGTGAACCTAGCCTGTACCTACTTTTTTCTTGGAATGTATAAACAAGCTGAAGCAGCTGGATTTAAAG CTCCAAAAAGCCGACTTCAAAACCGCCTGCTCTTCCACTTGGCTCACAAG TTTAATGATGAGAAGAAATTGATGAACTTTCATCAGAATCTTCAGGATATCACAGAAGATCAACTCAGTTTGGCCTCAATCCACTATATGCGATCTCACTACCAAGAAGCTATTGATATTTATAAGCGAATACTGCTAGATAACAG GGAGTACCTTGCCCTCAATGTTTATGTGGCCCTGTGTTACTACAAGCTGGATTACTATGATGTGTCTCAAGAAGTCCTGGCTGTTTATCTTCAGCAAATTCCTGATAGTACCATCGCACTCAATCTTAAGGCCTGTAATCATTTTCGCCTTTACAATGGCAAAGCTGCTGAG GCAGAACTCAAAAGCTTGATGGACAACGCTTCTTCTTCCTTTGAATTTGCTAAAGAGCTCATCAGGCACAATCTG GTTGTTTTCCGAGGAGGTGAAGGGGCTTTGCAGGTTTTGCCTCCCCTGGTTGATGTCATTCCTGAAGCTAGGCTAAACTTAGTGATTTACTACCTTCGTCAAG aTGATGTACAAGAAGCTTATAACTTAATTAAGGATCTGGAACCTACTACTCCTCAG GAGTATATCCTCAAAGGAGTGGTCAATGCAGCCCTTGGCCAGGAAATGGGTTCG aagGATCATATGAAAATTGCCCAGCAGTTCTTCCAGTTGGTGGGAGGATCAGCTAGTGAATGTG ATACAATACCAGGCAGGCAGTGCATGGCttcctgtttcttcctgcttAAGCAATTTGATGATGTCTTGATTTACCTCAACTCATTTAAG AGTTACTTCTATAATGATGACATCTTTAACTTTAATTATGCCCAAGCCAAAGCTGCAACTGGCAATACCAGTGAGGGTGAAGAG ATTTTCCTTTTAATCCAAAGTGAGAAGATGAAAAACGACTACATTTACCTCAGTTGGTTAGCTCGGTGCT ACATTATGAATAAGAAACCAAGACTAGCCTGGGAACTTTATCTCAAGATGGAAACCTCTGGCGAGTCCTTTAGCCTCTTACAGCTCATTGCTAATGACTGCTACAAG ATGGGCCAGTTTTACTATTCAGCCAAAGCATTTGATGTCTTAGAGAGGCTGGATCCCAACCCTGAATATTGGGAAGGCAAGAGGGGTGCCTGTGTAGGCATATTCCAGATGATCTTAGCTGGGAGAGAACCCAA AGAGACCCTTCGAGAAGTGCTCCATTTACTGAGAAGCACGGGTAACACCCAAGTAGAGTACATCATCCGGATCATGAAGAAATGGGCCAAAGAAAACAGAGTGCCTGTCTAA
- the TTC26 gene encoding intraflagellar transport protein 56 isoform X2, with product MMLSRAKPAVGRDLPHTDKRKKKGRKIPKLEELLSQRDFTGAITLLEEYENATKEENCNPEVWVNLACTYFFLGMYKQAEAAGFKAPKSRLQNRLLFHLAHKFNDEKKLMNFHQNLQDITEDQLSLASIHYMRSHYQEAIDIYKRILLDNREYLALNVYVALCYYKLDYYDVSQEVLAVYLQQIPDSTIALNLKACNHFRLYNGKAAEAELKSLMDNASSSFEFAKELIRHNLVVFRGGEGALQVLPPLVDVIPEARLNLVIYYLRQDDVQEAYNLIKDLEPTTPQEYILKGVVNAALGQEMGSKDHMKIAQQFFQLVGGSASECDTIPGRQCMASCFFLLKQFDDVLIYLNSFKSYFYNDDIFNFNYAQAKAATGNTSEGEEIFLLIQSEKMKNDYIYLSWLARCYIMNKKPRLAWELYLKMETSGESFSLLQLIANDCYKMGQFYYSAKAFDVLERLDPNPEYWEGKRGACVGIFQMILAGREPKETLREVLHLLRSTGNTQVEYIIRIMKKWAKENRVPV from the exons ATG ATGCTTTCAAGGGCCAAACCTGCTGTAGGCAGGGACCTACCGCATActgacaaaagaaagaagaaaggtagGAAGATTCCAAAACTAGAGGAGCTACTTTCACAAAGAGATTTCACTGGAGCTATTACCCTGTTGGAG GAATATGAAAATGcaacaaaagaggaaaattgCAATCCTGAAGTCTGGGTGAACCTAGCCTGTACCTACTTTTTTCTTGGAATGTATAAACAAGCTGAAGCAGCTGGATTTAAAG CTCCAAAAAGCCGACTTCAAAACCGCCTGCTCTTCCACTTGGCTCACAAG TTTAATGATGAGAAGAAATTGATGAACTTTCATCAGAATCTTCAGGATATCACAGAAGATCAACTCAGTTTGGCCTCAATCCACTATATGCGATCTCACTACCAAGAAGCTATTGATATTTATAAGCGAATACTGCTAGATAACAG GGAGTACCTTGCCCTCAATGTTTATGTGGCCCTGTGTTACTACAAGCTGGATTACTATGATGTGTCTCAAGAAGTCCTGGCTGTTTATCTTCAGCAAATTCCTGATAGTACCATCGCACTCAATCTTAAGGCCTGTAATCATTTTCGCCTTTACAATGGCAAAGCTGCTGAG GCAGAACTCAAAAGCTTGATGGACAACGCTTCTTCTTCCTTTGAATTTGCTAAAGAGCTCATCAGGCACAATCTG GTTGTTTTCCGAGGAGGTGAAGGGGCTTTGCAGGTTTTGCCTCCCCTGGTTGATGTCATTCCTGAAGCTAGGCTAAACTTAGTGATTTACTACCTTCGTCAAG aTGATGTACAAGAAGCTTATAACTTAATTAAGGATCTGGAACCTACTACTCCTCAG GAGTATATCCTCAAAGGAGTGGTCAATGCAGCCCTTGGCCAGGAAATGGGTTCG aagGATCATATGAAAATTGCCCAGCAGTTCTTCCAGTTGGTGGGAGGATCAGCTAGTGAATGTG ATACAATACCAGGCAGGCAGTGCATGGCttcctgtttcttcctgcttAAGCAATTTGATGATGTCTTGATTTACCTCAACTCATTTAAG AGTTACTTCTATAATGATGACATCTTTAACTTTAATTATGCCCAAGCCAAAGCTGCAACTGGCAATACCAGTGAGGGTGAAGAG ATTTTCCTTTTAATCCAAAGTGAGAAGATGAAAAACGACTACATTTACCTCAGTTGGTTAGCTCGGTGCT ACATTATGAATAAGAAACCAAGACTAGCCTGGGAACTTTATCTCAAGATGGAAACCTCTGGCGAGTCCTTTAGCCTCTTACAGCTCATTGCTAATGACTGCTACAAG ATGGGCCAGTTTTACTATTCAGCCAAAGCATTTGATGTCTTAGAGAGGCTGGATCCCAACCCTGAATATTGGGAAGGCAAGAGGGGTGCCTGTGTAGGCATATTCCAGATGATCTTAGCTGGGAGAGAACCCAA AGAGACCCTTCGAGAAGTGCTCCATTTACTGAGAAGCACGGGTAACACCCAAGTAGAGTACATCATCCGGATCATGAAGAAATGGGCCAAAGAAAACAGAGTGCCTGTCTAA
- the TTC26 gene encoding intraflagellar transport protein 56 isoform X5 → MMLSRAKPAVGRDLPHTDKRKKKGRKIPKLEELLSQRDFTGAITLLEFKRHVGEQEEDTNLWIGYCAFHLGDYKRALEEYENATKEENCNPEVWVNLACTYFFLGMYKQAEAAGFKAPKSRLQNRLLFHLAHKAELKSLMDNASSSFEFAKELIRHNLVVFRGGEGALQVLPPLVDVIPEARLNLVIYYLRQDDVQEAYNLIKDLEPTTPQEYILKGVVNAALGQEMGSKDHMKIAQQFFQLVGGSASECDTIPGRQCMASCFFLLKQFDDVLIYLNSFKSYFYNDDIFNFNYAQAKAATGNTSEGEEIFLLIQSEKMKNDYIYLSWLARCYIMNKKPRLAWELYLKMETSGESFSLLQLIANDCYKMGQFYYSAKAFDVLERLDPNPEYWEGKRGACVGIFQMILAGREPKETLREVLHLLRSTGNTQVEYIIRIMKKWAKENRVPV, encoded by the exons ATG ATGCTTTCAAGGGCCAAACCTGCTGTAGGCAGGGACCTACCGCATActgacaaaagaaagaagaaaggtagGAAGATTCCAAAACTAGAGGAGCTACTTTCACAAAGAGATTTCACTGGAGCTATTACCCTGTTGGAG TTCAAACGTCATGTTGGGGAACAAGAAGAGGACACTAATTTGTGGATTGGATATTGTGCTTTTCATCTGGGTGACTACAAGAGAGCTTTGGAG GAATATGAAAATGcaacaaaagaggaaaattgCAATCCTGAAGTCTGGGTGAACCTAGCCTGTACCTACTTTTTTCTTGGAATGTATAAACAAGCTGAAGCAGCTGGATTTAAAG CTCCAAAAAGCCGACTTCAAAACCGCCTGCTCTTCCACTTGGCTCACAAG GCAGAACTCAAAAGCTTGATGGACAACGCTTCTTCTTCCTTTGAATTTGCTAAAGAGCTCATCAGGCACAATCTG GTTGTTTTCCGAGGAGGTGAAGGGGCTTTGCAGGTTTTGCCTCCCCTGGTTGATGTCATTCCTGAAGCTAGGCTAAACTTAGTGATTTACTACCTTCGTCAAG aTGATGTACAAGAAGCTTATAACTTAATTAAGGATCTGGAACCTACTACTCCTCAG GAGTATATCCTCAAAGGAGTGGTCAATGCAGCCCTTGGCCAGGAAATGGGTTCG aagGATCATATGAAAATTGCCCAGCAGTTCTTCCAGTTGGTGGGAGGATCAGCTAGTGAATGTG ATACAATACCAGGCAGGCAGTGCATGGCttcctgtttcttcctgcttAAGCAATTTGATGATGTCTTGATTTACCTCAACTCATTTAAG AGTTACTTCTATAATGATGACATCTTTAACTTTAATTATGCCCAAGCCAAAGCTGCAACTGGCAATACCAGTGAGGGTGAAGAG ATTTTCCTTTTAATCCAAAGTGAGAAGATGAAAAACGACTACATTTACCTCAGTTGGTTAGCTCGGTGCT ACATTATGAATAAGAAACCAAGACTAGCCTGGGAACTTTATCTCAAGATGGAAACCTCTGGCGAGTCCTTTAGCCTCTTACAGCTCATTGCTAATGACTGCTACAAG ATGGGCCAGTTTTACTATTCAGCCAAAGCATTTGATGTCTTAGAGAGGCTGGATCCCAACCCTGAATATTGGGAAGGCAAGAGGGGTGCCTGTGTAGGCATATTCCAGATGATCTTAGCTGGGAGAGAACCCAA AGAGACCCTTCGAGAAGTGCTCCATTTACTGAGAAGCACGGGTAACACCCAAGTAGAGTACATCATCCGGATCATGAAGAAATGGGCCAAAGAAAACAGAGTGCCTGTCTAA